One segment of Cynocephalus volans isolate mCynVol1 chromosome 8, mCynVol1.pri, whole genome shotgun sequence DNA contains the following:
- the TEX46 gene encoding testis-expressed protein 46: MVGELLFLFRSLHGILTSSGTAGAVVVWLIRYKPALFGFLFLLLLLSNWLVKYEHKPTSPEPQKEEAEKPKTPAAHPNHGKAMNLKEVQRIHACFALQDKILERLLFSEMKVKVLENQMFFLWNKMNQHRRSSGHGKFPTRKHRKRRCESVFSITDCTSSSPAR; this comes from the exons ATGGTGGGGgaactattatttctttttcgGAGTCTCCATGGGATACTCACTTCCTCCGGCACTGCAGGAGCAGTGGTGGTTTGGCTGATCCGCTATAAGCCAGCCTTGTTTGGGTTTCTATTCCTTCTGCTGTTGCTTAGCAACTGGCTGGTGAAGTATGAACACAAGCCCACCTCCCCAGAACCCCAGAAG gaggaggcagagaaaccAAAGACTCCCGCAGCCCACCCCAACCATGGCAAGGCCATGAACCTGAAGGAAGTGCAGAGGATACATGCCTGCTTTGCCCTCCAGGACAAGATCCTCGAACGGCTTTTGTTCAGCGAAATGAAGGTGAAGGTCTTAGAAAATCAGATGTTCTTCCTATGGAATAAAATGAATCAGCACAGGCGGTCAAGCGGACATGGGAAGTTTCCCACGAGGAAACACAGGAAGAGAAGGTGCGAGTCAGTTTTCTCCATCACTGACTGTACCTCCAGTTCTCCCGCCAGATGA